A portion of the Haemorhous mexicanus isolate bHaeMex1 chromosome 3, bHaeMex1.pri, whole genome shotgun sequence genome contains these proteins:
- the SF3B5 gene encoding splicing factor 3B subunit 5: MTDRYTIHSQLEHLQSKYIGTGHADTTKWEWLVNQHRDSYCSYMGHFDLLNYFAIAENESKARVRFNLMEKMLQPCGPPADKPDES; this comes from the coding sequence ATGACGGACCGCTACACCATCCACAGCCAGCTGGAGCACCTGCAGTCCAAGTACATCGGCACGGGGCACGCCGACACCACCAAGTGGGAGTGGCTGGTGAACCAGCACCGCGACTCGTACTGCTCCTACATGGGCCACTTCGACCTGCTCAACTACTTCGCCATCGCCGAGAACGAGAGCAAGGCTCGCGTCCGCTTCAACCTGATGGAGAAGATGCTGCAGCCCTGCGGGCCGCCCGCCGACAAGCCCGACGAGTCCTGA